CATCAAGGTGTTGCCGCTCACCGCGCTGGCCGACGCCCTCAGGGCGATCATGATCGACGGGGCGTCCATCGTGAGTCAGGGCGGCGAGTTGGCGATCGTGGCGCTGTGGGGCGCCGTCAGCTTCGGCGTGGCGGTGCGGATCTTCCGCTGGCTCTGAGTGCTCGGGCGGGGTAATCCCGACTTCGGCTCAGATCGGGAGCGCGGCCCAGACTTCCTGAAGGTCAATTCACTGGGCCGTGTCCGCCCTCGCTATCGAATCGGCCCGCGCGGTCCGCGCGTTGGCGGAGTCCTGTGCCGCCTGCGCCTTGGAGATCCCCTGCGCGCCCGGCAGCCCTGACGCGCCGATGACGCTGTCCCGCTGGCGCTGGGTCAGCGTATCCGCGTTCTGCATCCTCGGCGCGTCGGACTTGCCGCACGCCGCGACCAGGAGAAGGAGTGGGATCGCGCTCGGTCGCATGGCATCACTCCTGTTACGGGTGCCCCATCCTACGCGGGCCCGGCCGGCGGCGCCAGAATCCGAGCCGCTCCGGCGCAATCAAGTCAGCCGCCGCCCGGGGTACACGGTGACCGGCGAGCCATCGGCGACGAATACGCTCGCGGGCGGCGCGGTCAGCCACCGCTCGAACGCCGGCCCGCACAGCGCGGCCACGTCGCACGTGAATCGGCTGCCAGTGGCGTGCCAGACCTTCCACGGCGGATGATCCACCCGGTACTCCATGGTGGAGCCATCCGGCTGTCGGTTGTAACCCCAGTAGTGCTCGGCGATGAACTCCTCCACGGAGCCGGCGGCCGGCAGCGCCGGCGCATCCCTTACACTTGCCTCGAGTGCGCACCAGCCGGACGCGAGGCGCCAACCGTAGGCGAACGTCCGCCCCTGCCGCCCCGGCGGCTCGATCGTGCTGCGCGTTGGAAGCGCGATGTAAGGCTCGTGATAGACGCGCCGCGCCACAGCGGCGATCGCCCAACGCGGCACGACCTCCTTCAGGAACACGACCCCGCGCCGCACGCCCTCGGGGTGTTGGCGGCGCACGTAGAAGCGGAGATTGATCTCCTCGAAGTTGCGATGAAACGGGACAGGGATTCCGCGCACCCTGGTGCCGAGAAACCGGAATGCCACCACACTCGCGTACGTCGTGCCGCCGCAGCTGTCGAGCAGGGTGCCGGCGGGCACGTGGGGCGCCAGCACGGACGGATCCACCGCGAAGTTGGCCATGACGAGCTGCCGCCATTCCGCGGTCAGGAAGGGGCGGGTCGGCGCGCTGTGGGTCAGGTAGGAGTTGCGTCGAGGATGGCAGCGAGCACGCGCTTCGCCGACCGCTCCGAGCGGCCGTCCGCGTCACGATCGACGACCCAGGTCGTGACCGAGGCGGAGGCGGGCCATGCGGTGCGGCTCAGGGCGCGCATCGCGGCTTCCAACTCCGCAAGGCGGGGGCCGCCCCTAGCCGGGTGGTGCACCGCAGGACAGTCCAGCGGGTCGGAAGACCCCATCTTTGTGCCCATCCGCGAGTTGTCACACGGCCTCAGCGCTTGTTAGGCGTCGGCGATTCCTGCATCGAGCGCCAGTCCACTCTCCTCGCACCACTGTCGCGCTACTTGCTCGTAACCGCGATCTCGCTGGGCGTACCAGTCGTCGGCCAGACCGAGGCGATGCACCGCGTCCTTGAAACGGCGAAACGCTCCGCTCCCGTGTAGGGCATCCGATACCTCTGCCCGGCCCGCAGGGTCCTGAATGCGCGCCGCAAAGTCCACCATCATGTGATACTCGTCGATTTCAAACCGATCCGGAAGAGGAAGATAATCGTCCCGGCCTGCGAGAATCGCCTTGGCATCCGCCAGCTCGGCCGGCTCGCTTCCTAGTTCGTCGCCCGTCCCCTGCTCAGCCGCCCTGAGCGCCTCGTCACTCACTATGATGACTCGGCCCGTCAGACGATTCACGTAGGCCGTGAGCTCGTCAGACTGAAACTCCATACCTTCTAGGATATCGCCCAAGGCGATTCGTACCTGCTCACTCACCGATGATTACTCTGGTGTCGGCTCTAAGGCATACGGCTGACGCCTAACAAAGTGCGCTTAACCTGCGAGCCGGCGTCCTGGCCGCGCTGGTGCGCTGTTCGTGAACAACCTACTGCAAGTGGGCCGGCGCAGCCAACCGGCTCGACAGGTTCAACCGGAGCCCGTGTGAAGACTCGCACCGGTGATGGCCCCTGAGAATTCCGACGCTCACATTTCGCTCAGGAGCCACGATCTCGACCCGGTCAGAGGTCGGAAGACAAAGGCGACGAGGAGCGCTTCTGCATGCTCGACCTCGTCCAGCAACTCGCCGCCCAAGCCGTGGGCTTGGTGATGATAGAATAGAGCGGCAGCGCTGAGTTCCTTATCGGCTAGCGGGTGGTAGCCAAGCCGCGTCACCGAAGCTGCGACCGTGCCCGAGCCTTGGCCTCTGCAGCTGGTACCGGCGCCACCTGGCCAGAGCGGAGTTCGTCGGCTCGGCGCTCGGCTTCCTCACCCCACGCGACATCGAGCTCGGAGTCAGCCTCGTCCAAGCTCGCCAATAGCGCTTCGGCTAGGCGCGCGCGCACGTGAGGTGGGAGCTGCAGGAGTTCGGCTTCAAGTTGCTCGGGCGGGACCTTCATCGAAAGCCTCCGATGAGACGCAATTGGAATCTAATGCTAGGCCTGAATCGAGGCCAATGCGAAGGGCGTGCGCGCTAGCGAACAAGGTTTAGCTGCGGCGACGCCGCCGGGCACGGTGCGGCGGGTGCACCGAACGGCCACCGCTGGGTAACCGCCTTGAGCATACGATAAGTGAGCCGCAAACGCCACGGCGCACGGCACTGATGTCTGACCCGGCGGCGCGCCGTCAGCTACAACCCATAGTTAGGCGGCACGCGACGAGTCCCGACGTGCGCCGCTCTCACGCAAGCTCGGCCCGCAACGCACTGCAGAAGGAGGTCGATTTCTTCCTCGGTGTTGAACACATGCGTCGATACGCGGATGCCATTGAGCCAATGCTTCGGGACCGCCTTGACGACGACCCGGTATTTCTCGCGCAGCATGGCCGTGAAGGCTCGGCGAGCTGCGCTCGCCGCGATGGGACTACTGCGACCCCTTGACAGGTAACTTCTTGATGGTGTTAGGCACCAACCCGCCGGAGCTCTTCAGGCCGAAGGCCGTTGAGCGCGCTGAGAATTGCAGGCGCCAGAGGTCGAAGATGGTGAAGCCGATTGGAGGGAGCGCGCAGCAGAGCACCCCGAGT
The sequence above is a segment of the Gemmatimonadales bacterium genome. Coding sequences within it:
- a CDS encoding UPF0158 family protein, whose amino-acid sequence is MSEQVRIALGDILEGMEFQSDELTAYVNRLTGRVIIVSDEALRAAEQGTGDELGSEPAELADAKAILAGRDDYLPLPDRFEIDEYHMMVDFAARIQDPAGRAEVSDALHGSGAFRRFKDAVHRLGLADDWYAQRDRGYEQVARQWCEESGLALDAGIADA
- a CDS encoding DUF2071 domain-containing protein; this translates as MTHSAPTRPFLTAEWRQLVMANFAVDPSVLAPHVPAGTLLDSCGGTTYASVVAFRFLGTRVRGIPVPFHRNFEEINLRFYVRRQHPEGVRRGVVFLKEVVPRWAIAAVARRVYHEPYIALPTRSTIEPPGRQGRTFAYGWRLASGWCALEASVRDAPALPAAGSVEEFIAEHYWGYNRQPDGSTMEYRVDHPPWKVWHATGSRFTCDVAALCGPAFERWLTAPPASVFVADGSPVTVYPGRRLT